A single region of the Parasphingorhabdus litoris DSM 22379 genome encodes:
- a CDS encoding acyl-CoA carboxylase subunit beta: MTWKPEIEELHERQRLAEKMGGEEKVSRQHGRGKLDARARIAGIVDDGSFREIGKIAGRGTYNDKAEFEDFAPSNLIFGRANIEGRPVVASADDFTVRGGAADAALHRKFTQCEKMAHTLGIPMIRMIDGTGGGGSVKSLEDMGFTYVPAVPGWEDIIKNQETVPVVALALGPTAGMGAARTVASHYSIMVRGLSQLFAAGPAVAAAIGDNLTKEELGGSEIHARNGVVDEEVGSEAEAFATARKFLSYLPSNINQRAERVVTGDPASRRDEALLSTVPRGDKQVYSMRKIMDSVFDKGSVFEMGKRWGRAAITAFARLDGYPVAVLANDPSFLGGSWEAKSSEKVERFAKLADQFRLPVVHLVDNPGFMIGEDAERTGTIRYGVQAMNAVYKATVPWASIIVRRAYGIAGSAMSNAENFQYRFAWPSGDWGSLPIAGGLEVAYKADIEASEDPAARLEEIKAKLNQVTSPFRTAEQFSVEDIIDPRETRPLLCEFADLAWRKLAGE; this comes from the coding sequence ATGACATGGAAACCGGAAATTGAAGAGCTGCACGAGCGGCAGCGCCTTGCGGAAAAAATGGGCGGGGAAGAAAAGGTCTCTCGCCAGCATGGGCGGGGTAAGCTTGACGCGCGAGCGAGGATTGCCGGGATTGTCGATGATGGCAGCTTTCGCGAGATCGGCAAGATTGCCGGACGTGGGACTTATAATGACAAGGCCGAGTTCGAGGATTTTGCGCCGAGCAACCTGATCTTTGGCCGGGCGAATATCGAAGGACGACCGGTGGTCGCCAGCGCCGATGATTTTACCGTCCGCGGTGGTGCCGCTGATGCCGCGCTCCACCGCAAATTTACGCAATGCGAAAAAATGGCCCATACGCTGGGCATACCAATGATTCGGATGATTGATGGTACGGGCGGCGGTGGATCGGTTAAATCGCTGGAGGATATGGGCTTTACCTATGTACCTGCGGTTCCTGGCTGGGAAGATATCATCAAAAACCAGGAAACTGTGCCGGTGGTAGCACTGGCGCTCGGGCCTACAGCGGGCATGGGCGCGGCGCGCACGGTGGCCAGCCACTATTCGATCATGGTGCGCGGATTATCGCAGCTATTTGCCGCTGGTCCCGCTGTAGCGGCGGCCATTGGCGATAATCTGACTAAGGAAGAACTGGGCGGCAGCGAGATTCATGCCCGCAACGGTGTGGTCGATGAAGAGGTCGGCAGCGAGGCGGAAGCCTTTGCCACGGCGCGCAAATTCCTCTCCTACCTGCCGAGCAATATCAACCAGCGCGCCGAGCGGGTGGTTACTGGCGACCCCGCCAGTCGCCGCGACGAAGCCTTGCTCTCGACCGTTCCGCGCGGCGACAAGCAAGTTTATTCCATGCGCAAGATCATGGATTCCGTTTTCGATAAAGGTTCGGTTTTCGAAATGGGCAAGCGTTGGGGCAGGGCTGCGATCACCGCTTTTGCGCGGCTGGATGGCTATCCGGTCGCGGTGCTGGCCAATGATCCCAGTTTTTTGGGCGGTAGCTGGGAAGCCAAGTCATCGGAAAAGGTTGAGCGTTTTGCCAAGCTTGCGGACCAGTTTCGCCTGCCGGTGGTGCATCTGGTCGACAATCCCGGCTTTATGATCGGTGAAGATGCCGAGCGGACCGGCACTATCCGCTATGGCGTGCAGGCGATGAATGCGGTTTATAAGGCGACCGTGCCGTGGGCGAGCATCATTGTGCGGCGCGCCTATGGAATTGCGGGCAGCGCGATGTCCAATGCGGAGAATTTCCAATATCGCTTTGCCTGGCCTAGCGGAGACTGGGGGTCACTGCCTATCGCTGGCGGGTTGGAGGTCGCCTATAAGGCGGATATCGAAGCATCCGAAGATCCAGCCGCGCGACTGGAAGAGATCAAAGCCAAGCTCAATCAAGTCACCTCACCTTTCCGTACGGCAGAGCAATTCAGCGTTGAGGATATCATCGATCCGCGCGAAACCCGGCCATTATTGTGCGAATTTGCCGATCTGGCGTGGCGGAAACTGGCAGGGGAATGA
- a CDS encoding isoaspartyl peptidase/L-asparaginase family protein, translated as MSKFAIIAPVLAMAALAFSSTAAAQSDEEASWSIAIHGGAGTIERENITPEKDAEIRAALNAALAEGSKILKAGGSAMEAITATIVLLENDPNFNAGKGAVFTWDKTNELDASIMDGSDLTAGAVAGVTATKNPILLARAVKDNSPHVMLSGKGADQFSREQGLEQATPDYYATPRRLKQIEDVLAKEVSATDVDYKFGTVGAVAMDSKGNMAAGTSTGGMTGKRWGRIGDSPVIGAGTYARNRSCAISATGAGEYFIRLGVAHEICSRIWTRFLAARDEVQATVPTDKDGVPEYYVHASEFALPPTEVQKIADDVIAELGQIGGTGGIIFATPWGQAGYSFNTPGMYRGRATSDGTMSVSIYGDEE; from the coding sequence ATGTCCAAATTCGCAATCATCGCGCCGGTTTTAGCTATGGCCGCATTGGCCTTCAGCAGCACGGCAGCCGCGCAATCTGATGAAGAAGCAAGCTGGTCAATCGCCATTCACGGCGGTGCGGGAACAATCGAACGCGAAAATATTACACCGGAGAAAGACGCTGAAATTCGTGCGGCTCTTAACGCAGCTTTGGCCGAAGGGTCCAAAATCCTGAAAGCCGGCGGCAGCGCGATGGAGGCGATTACCGCCACGATCGTGCTCTTGGAAAATGACCCGAATTTCAACGCGGGCAAGGGCGCCGTATTCACGTGGGACAAGACCAACGAGCTGGACGCCAGCATCATGGACGGGAGTGACCTGACTGCCGGCGCTGTGGCTGGAGTCACAGCCACGAAAAACCCGATTTTGCTGGCCCGCGCGGTCAAAGACAATAGCCCGCATGTCATGCTGTCTGGTAAAGGAGCGGATCAGTTCAGCCGCGAACAGGGGTTGGAGCAGGCGACACCTGACTATTACGCCACGCCGCGCCGTCTCAAACAGATTGAAGATGTGCTCGCAAAGGAAGTCAGCGCAACTGATGTTGATTACAAATTCGGCACCGTGGGCGCCGTGGCAATGGACAGCAAAGGCAATATGGCAGCAGGAACCAGCACCGGCGGTATGACTGGTAAACGCTGGGGCCGGATCGGCGACAGTCCGGTTATCGGAGCGGGAACCTATGCGCGAAATCGCAGTTGCGCGATATCAGCTACTGGCGCTGGCGAATATTTTATCCGGTTGGGTGTCGCTCACGAAATATGTAGCCGTATCTGGACGCGTTTTCTTGCGGCAAGAGATGAAGTTCAAGCGACCGTTCCCACGGATAAAGACGGCGTGCCCGAATATTATGTCCACGCCAGCGAATTTGCTCTGCCCCCCACAGAGGTCCAGAAAATTGCCGACGACGTTATCGCGGAACTCGGCCAGATTGGCGGCACCGGAGGGATTATCTTCGCCACGCCATGGGGCCAGGCCGGTTACAGTTTCAATACCCCCGGCATGTATCGCGGCCGGGCGACCAGCGATGGCACGATGAGCGTGTCGATCTACGGGGACGAGGAATAA
- a CDS encoding SDR family oxidoreductase gives MGTVLIAGANRGIGLEMAKQYADNGWEVIGTAREPEKATELNAIDNVKTMQLDATDDASIESFAQELGDQPIDLYVNNAGIFGPHEFDRDGWLELMNINVVAPVKLANILKNNVAQSNDKKMVVISSQVGSIAENESGEMMYYRSSKAAVNQAWKSLSNQWKDEGLTLTMMHPGWVQTDMGGPNADLTPQESVNGMRQVIDNLDHSQTGAFHDYSGREIPW, from the coding sequence ATGGGAACTGTTTTGATCGCCGGTGCCAATCGCGGCATCGGGCTGGAAATGGCCAAACAATATGCGGATAATGGCTGGGAAGTCATCGGCACCGCACGGGAACCGGAAAAGGCGACCGAGCTGAACGCGATCGACAATGTGAAGACCATGCAGCTTGATGCAACAGATGATGCCAGTATCGAGAGCTTTGCTCAGGAATTGGGCGACCAGCCGATCGATCTCTATGTCAATAATGCTGGTATTTTCGGTCCCCATGAGTTCGACCGCGATGGCTGGCTGGAGCTGATGAACATTAATGTCGTTGCGCCAGTGAAGCTTGCCAATATCCTGAAAAACAATGTTGCCCAGTCGAACGACAAGAAAATGGTCGTGATCTCCAGCCAGGTTGGCAGCATTGCCGAGAATGAAAGCGGCGAAATGATGTATTATCGCTCAAGCAAGGCAGCCGTGAACCAGGCTTGGAAATCCCTGTCGAACCAGTGGAAGGATGAAGGCCTGACGCTAACCATGATGCATCCTGGTTGGGTCCAGACCGATATGGGCGGTCCTAATGCCGACCTGACGCCGCAGGAAAGCGTGAACGGCATGCGGCAGGTTATCGACAATCTGGATCATTCGCAGACCGGGGCTTTCCATGACTATAGCGGCCGCGAAATCCCTTGGTAA
- the ispG gene encoding flavodoxin-dependent (E)-4-hydroxy-3-methylbut-2-enyl-diphosphate synthase, with translation MTADNPSLRPWRDIERRKSRQIMVGDVPVGGDAPITVQTMTNTLTSDPKATIDQIRRCEEAGVDIIRVSCPDVESTTALKQIVRASRVPIVADIHFHYKRGIEAAEAGAACLRINPGNIGSAERVKEVVDAAKANGCAIRIGVNAGSLDKNLLEKYGEPCPEALVESALDHIKILQDHDFHEYKVAVKASDVFLAVAAYSQLADAVDCPLHLGITEAGGLIGGTVKSSIGMGNLLWAGIGDTIRVSLSAEPEEEVRVGYEMLKALGLRTRGVRVVSCPSCARQGFDVIRTVQTLEERLQHIRTPLSLSVLGCVVNGPGEARETDIGITGGGAGKHMVYLSGVTDHHVADGDMVDHIVKLVEDKAAEIEAATEQVEAAE, from the coding sequence ATGACAGCCGACAATCCTTCCTTGCGTCCCTGGCGCGACATAGAGCGCCGCAAGAGCCGCCAGATCATGGTCGGCGACGTACCGGTGGGCGGGGATGCGCCGATTACCGTGCAGACGATGACCAATACGCTGACCAGCGATCCCAAGGCGACAATTGACCAGATCCGCCGTTGTGAAGAAGCCGGTGTCGATATCATCCGGGTGTCCTGCCCCGATGTCGAGAGTACGACCGCGCTCAAGCAAATCGTCCGCGCCAGCCGTGTGCCGATCGTGGCGGATATTCACTTTCATTATAAGCGCGGCATCGAAGCCGCCGAGGCGGGCGCGGCCTGCTTGCGGATCAATCCCGGCAATATTGGCAGCGCAGAGCGGGTCAAGGAAGTGGTCGATGCGGCCAAGGCCAATGGCTGCGCCATCCGTATCGGGGTGAATGCCGGCAGTCTGGACAAAAACCTGCTCGAAAAATATGGCGAGCCCTGTCCCGAGGCGCTGGTCGAAAGCGCGCTCGATCACATCAAGATTCTGCAGGATCATGATTTTCACGAATATAAGGTTGCGGTCAAAGCGTCTGACGTGTTTCTGGCGGTGGCGGCTTACTCGCAGCTGGCCGATGCGGTGGATTGCCCACTGCATCTCGGCATTACCGAAGCAGGTGGCCTGATCGGCGGTACGGTCAAAAGTTCCATCGGCATGGGTAATCTGCTCTGGGCCGGTATTGGCGACACGATCCGAGTCAGCCTGTCGGCTGAACCGGAAGAGGAAGTCCGCGTTGGCTATGAAATGCTCAAAGCGCTAGGTCTGCGCACTCGCGGTGTGCGTGTGGTGAGTTGTCCCAGCTGTGCGCGGCAGGGCTTTGACGTGATCCGCACCGTGCAGACCTTGGAAGAACGCCTGCAGCATATCCGCACGCCCTTGTCACTCTCAGTCCTCGGCTGTGTTGTTAACGGTCCGGGCGAAGCGCGCGAAACCGACATCGGCATTACCGGCGGCGGCGCGGGCAAACATATGGTGTACCTGTCCGGCGTGACCGACCATCATGTCGCTGATGGCGATATGGTCGACCATATCGTGAAGCTGGTCGAAGACAAGGCGGCCGAGATTGAAGCGGCGACGGAACAGGTGGAAGCGGCAGAGTAA
- a CDS encoding class I SAM-dependent methyltransferase: protein MINPSNVPTSRFLRDAGLKPGIRVLDIGCANGHLTRELAELVGKKGHIHGVDSSDDRLAEARDQTADPRQAGITYENVDLARRLPDWEPFDAIVGRRILMYLPDAGETVRRLAALLKPDGLMIFQEHSAIGMPFAAQPIPQHRQAHDWMWRTIAAEQGTITMGLDLPKLFKQAGLGIDDYRAEAIMLGSGDGQGIEDIASYMVDRVIDAGVADRETIQPDSLAQRLVEERQLASPIAWDMAYLISGKRRQ, encoded by the coding sequence ATGATCAATCCAAGCAACGTTCCAACATCTCGATTTTTGCGCGATGCTGGTTTGAAGCCAGGTATTCGGGTTTTGGACATCGGCTGTGCGAACGGCCATTTAACGCGCGAGTTGGCTGAGCTGGTCGGGAAGAAGGGCCATATCCATGGCGTTGATAGCAGTGATGACCGGCTTGCCGAAGCTAGGGATCAGACTGCTGACCCGCGTCAAGCTGGCATCACTTATGAGAATGTTGATCTGGCTAGACGCCTGCCGGATTGGGAGCCGTTCGATGCCATCGTTGGTCGCCGCATCTTAATGTACCTGCCGGACGCAGGGGAAACGGTGCGGCGATTGGCCGCTTTGCTCAAGCCGGATGGCCTGATGATCTTTCAGGAACATAGCGCGATCGGTATGCCCTTTGCAGCGCAGCCGATACCGCAACATCGGCAAGCCCATGACTGGATGTGGCGCACCATTGCGGCAGAGCAAGGCACCATCACCATGGGTCTCGATCTTCCGAAACTGTTCAAGCAGGCTGGGCTGGGGATCGATGATTATCGGGCAGAGGCGATCATGCTGGGTTCCGGTGATGGACAGGGGATTGAAGATATCGCCAGTTACATGGTGGACAGGGTGATCGATGCGGGGGTTGCAGACCGGGAAACGATCCAGCCCGATAGTCTGGCACAGCGTCTTGTTGAGGAGCGTCAGCTAGCCAGTCCGATTGCCTGGGATATGGCCTATCTGATCAGCGGGAAAAGGCGTCAGTGA
- a CDS encoding putative quinol monooxygenase has translation MTNTLFGFAKITPKSEHHADAQNAILAIVEETRAEPGCIQFTVLADSDQGHIFLYEEWQDEAALKEHHGKPYTKAVMDNYDNWLAEPLRFETMAKLI, from the coding sequence ATGACAAACACCTTATTCGGCTTCGCCAAAATTACCCCAAAATCCGAACACCATGCCGATGCGCAGAACGCCATCCTTGCCATCGTCGAAGAAACCCGCGCGGAGCCTGGCTGCATCCAATTTACCGTCTTGGCTGATTCGGATCAGGGTCACATTTTCCTTTATGAAGAGTGGCAGGATGAAGCTGCCCTAAAAGAGCATCATGGCAAGCCCTATACCAAAGCGGTGATGGACAATTATGACAATTGGCTGGCCGAACCCTTGCGGTTCGAGACAATGGCCA